AAGCGGCGACCCGCTCGAAGGGCCTGCAGGTTTTGCGTATCGTTTCGATGGATGAATCGACGGCGGTTCATCCGGCGCAATTGCAAGCGCGCACGCATGTGCAAGTCGTACCCACAAGCGGTTACGAGATATGCGTGGTCAAATGGTTCAACCGCGTGCGGGGCTTTGGCTTCGTCTCGCGCGGCGACGGGACCGAGGACATCTTCGTCCATATGGAGACATTGCGGCGCTACGGAATCGCCGAGCTGAAGCCGGGGGATAGCCTTCTCGTCCGTTTCGGCGACGGCCCGAAGGGCCTGATGGCGGCCGAGGTGCGGCCGCTGGAAGCCGCCTTGCCTTCGTCGCACTGATCCGGCATGAGAAGCGCGGCCGCAAGCTGCGCAACCGGATCGCGATATGACGTTTTCCTCTTTTTGCCGATTTCTCACGTTTTCGTTCGCGTTGATGACCGGGTTCGCGGCGTTCGCGCAATCCGGCCGCAACGTGCTCTCAATTGCCACCGCGAGCGGGACGCACAATTTCAACGTCGACGTGATGCAATCCGAAGCAGACCTCGAAAAAGGCCTGATGTTTCGCAAGTCGATCCCGGCCGATTACGGCATGCTGTTCGACTTCAAGCATGAGCAGACTGTGATGATGTGGATGAAAAACACCTTCATCCCGCTCGATATGCTGTTCATGGACAAGACCGGGAAGGTCGTCGGCATCGTCGCCAATGCGGAGCCGATGTCGGAAAAGATTTTGACGGTTGGCAAGCCGACCGACGCCGTGCTCGAACTCCGGGGCGGGACGGCGGCACGCATCGATCTCAAGGTGGGCGACCAGGTGCGCGATCCGATTTTCGCGCCGTAAAGCGTTTTCGAGCGAAGTGGAAACCGGTTCGCGCGGAGAAAACGCCTTAAAACAAAAACCTGGAACCTTGAAACCGAAAGGGTCCAAGCTCCCGCCTTGTCGGCCCTCCAGCCGCATGGTAGCTGAACGCGGAGCGGACGGGGCGGGCTTATCGCTCTTCGGGGTATAGCGCAGCCTGGTAGCGCGGAAGTTTTGGGTACTTCAGGTCGCAGGTTCGAATCCTGCTGCCCCGACCATTAATTTCGAAGATCGGATGTTCGAGATGACCGCACGGATTTACCGCCCCAGCAAAACCGCGACGCAATCGGGCCGGGCGAAAAGCAAACGCTGGGTTCTGGAATTTCCGCCGGAATTCGCGCCACAGATCGATTCTCTCATGGGCTGGACGGGAACGCAGGATATGCGCCGGCAAGTCCGGCTCTGGTTCGGCACGCAGGAGGAGGCGGTCGCCTACGCCGAGAAGAACGGCATTGTCTTCCTGCTTGAGGAGCCGAAGCCGGCGACGCGGAAGATCCAATCCTATTCCGATAATTTTAAGCCGACGCGCTTAGGCCAGTGGACGCACTAAACCGGCGCGGCCGAGCGAATGGCGCCGGGCAGGACCCCGTAGCTCAGCTGGATAGAGCAGCCGCCTTCTAAGCGGCAGGTCGCAGGTTCGAGCCCTGCCGGGGTCGCCACACACCGCAAACTATTCACCATTCAATTACCATTTTCAAAACAATCGTCGCCACTAACTTGCAGCGGATGATCAAAATAGCGGCTTTTTGTCTGGCTTTAGCCAAGCCGATCGAGACAAAATAGCCTTTTCGAAGATGCCGCTGATTGATATGGTCCGGAAGTCGCATGGGTTTGAGCTCGGGGGGAGTTCGCGATGCAGATCCCCAATTCGCTCGGATTTGACGTCAGCGTTGTTCAAAATATTCCCGTTGTGCTTACGGCACTCGACGTTATTTGCGATACCACGGGAATGGGATTTGCTGTCGTCGCGCGTGTGACCGAAGACCGTTGGGTCGCCTGCCAAGTCCGCGACAGGATAAATTTCGGCATAGAGCCGGGCGACGAACTCGTGATCGAGACCACCATTTGCCGCGATATAAGACAGAGTGGGCGGCCAGTTGCGATCGACGAGGTTGCGACCGATCGCATTTATTCGCAGCACCCGACGCCGAAACTTTATGGCTTCCAGAGTTATATTTCAGTGCCGTTGCTGCTGCCGGACGGCAGCTTCTTCGGCACCCTATGCGCCGTCGATACAAAGCCTGCGCGCGTGAACACGCCGGGCGCCGTTGGCATGTTCAAGCTTTTCGCCGAATTGATCGGCTTTCACCTCGCTGATCGTTACCGCGATATGGCAGTATCCCCATCTTGCGATAACGCCGGGTCGGGTTAAAAATATCATGCGGCGCAAAAATGCCTTTCCCATTGCTGTCCGGGAATTCGTTTATCGGCACTTTGGAATCCGCGCGCGCCAGCGCAAAGTGCTGGCTGGCAACGCGACCGACACGAGCCTCGAGCATTATCTCAAATCTCATGTCTGTCTTAAGCCGTTCGAGAATCTCGAAACGACAAATCGCGGCCTCGCGCACGTCTGTTGCCCGGATTGGCTGCCGACACCGATCGCCAATATGGACGGCGATCTCTTAAGCCAATGGGCTGGCCCGATGGCGCAGCGCATTCGCAAGTCGATCGTTGATGGAACGTACGAACTCTGCAGCCGCCGCTATTGCGAGCACATCACCGATCGGCGGCTTCTGCACCGGGATCATCCCGAGGTCCGCAAAGTCCTCGCGGCTTTTGCCGGCGAAGCCGTTCCTGCGCCTAAGCGAGTGGCGCTGTCGCACGATCGCTCCTGCAACCTGTCCTGTCCGTCATGCCGCACAGGGCGGATCGTGGCGGGCAAGGCCGAACAGGACAAGCTCGACAGGGTTTTTGAGCAAAGCGCGCTTCCACTCCTGCGCAGCGCGAAGATTGTTTACATCACCGGCTCCGGCGATCCGTTCGGCAGCAATCATTTCCGGCGCGTGATCAAGCGTCTCAACCGCCGAGACTTTGGCCATCTTCGCTTCGATCTGCACAGCAACGGCCAATTGTTCGATGCACGCGCCTGGAAAGACCTCGATCTCTCCGGCCGTGTTCGCGACGTCGAAATTTCGATCGATGCTGCCGATCCGAAGACCTACGCGATCGTCCGCAGGGGTGGCACTTTCGCGCAATTGCGCAAAAACCTTGCCTTCATTGCGGGCCTTCGGCGCAGCGGCGAAATCCGTACGCTGACTTTTTCAATGGTCGTGCAAGCGTGCAATTTCACCGAGATGCCCGACTTCGTCCGGCTGGGCGAGGAATTCGCGGCAGACCGCGTATCTTTTCAAATGATCCGCAACTGGGGAACGTTCGGTAAAGCCGAATTCGAGGCGGAATTCATCGGCGATCCGGCGCACCCGCAACATAAGGCTCTCGTCGCGCTGCTCGAAGCGCCAGAGTTTTCGCATCCGATCGCGCGGGTTGGCAATATCCTTGGCTATACCCAGGCGTTGCCAGCTATGTCGCGTGACGTCGCGTTCGATGATGGTGCGGACGCGATGACCGACGCCATTCTTGAAGTCGATTGACGACAGACGAAACGACATAGAATTCATACGAACGCGGCGCCTGAGATCACTCAAGCGCCGCGCCGTCAAAGATCGAGTTTGGTCTGCAGAGCCTCTGGCTCAGTATTTCGCCACGACCGGGGCGGGCACCGACGGCGCCCAGTTGAACTTATAGACGAGGCCCACCGTCGCCGCCTGTTCCTGCGGACGGAAGTGGATCTCGCTCGCAGGAGCGCCGGCTCCCAACTCGCTAATTTCATGCGAACCATATTGCGCGTAGCGGTAATCCGCCCGCCAGAACCAGCCCGGCGCGAATTCCGATTCGACACCGCCGCCGACGAACCAGCCGTTCGCCGTAAAGCCGGGCGTGAAGATGCCCGTACCGGCGCCGCCGAAAGTATCGAGGTTGCTGCCGCCGAAGCGCGCCTGGGTGAAGCCGGCCTTGGTGTAGGTCAACACCGCCGGAGAGACGAGATAGCCAAGCCGGGCGCCGGCGCCCCAAGCCCATTGTTGCGAGATCGAGCCGACGAGGCCAAAGCCCTGATCTTGGATCGTGCCGCGCAGATTGGACGGATCGTAATCGCCAAAGACACCGCCAACGAACTTGTTGGTAAGCTGATAATCGTAGCCCGCGCCGACGGTCCCGAAGACGCCGCGGCCGCCGAAGCGTTGCGTATTGCAGATAATGCAATTGCCGGTCGCCGGGTTTTCCGTCGCGCCATTCGCGCTCCACAGGCCATAACCGATGCCGGCGTTAGCGTAGAAGCCGGTCCAGTTCGTTTGTGCCGGCGCCGGGCTGAAGCCGTCCGTCAACAGAGCGAACGACGGAATGCCGGGCGCGCTGAACGTTGGCCAGCCAAACTTGTAGACGATACCCGACGTGATCGATTGTTCCACCGGATGGAAGCGGATCGAATCTAACGCGCCGAGGGCGCCGGTGTCAGCAAGAGTATGGGCGCCATAATCCGCGTAGCGATATTCGGTACGGAAGAACCAGCCCGGCGCAAACATCGTCTCAAAGCCAGCGCCGACGAACCAGCCGCTGGCGGTCAAGCCCGGCGTGCCGTTACCGCTGAAGGCGGCACTTGTCGAATCAAGCAGCGTTGCGCCGGTGAAATGCGCCTGCGTGAAGCCCGCCTCGCCATAGGCGAGAAGATCCGGCGTGAAGAGATAGCCGAGGCGGCCGCCGGCCGCCCAGGACCAGCTCTGGTCTGTGTTGCCTGACAGGGCGAGGCCGCCGGGAGTCGTCTGAACAATGCCGGTCTGACGGCCAATGCTGTAATCCGCGAGCACGCCAGCGACGAAGCGATCGCTGAACTGATAATCAAAGCCGCCGCCAACCCGGCCAAGGAAGCCGCTGCCGCCGTTGACTTGATTGACGCTGGCGCTGGGGCTCGACGTATTGGCGTTCCATCCGCCGTAGCCGCCCTGCGCATCGAGATAAAGGCCCGTCCATGAAAAGGCCGGCGGCGGGGGCACAAAAGCAGGCGCTGACTTATAGGAGGGCAGATCGGCCGCAAAGGCGGACGCCGAAGTCAGCAGGGCGATAACGAAGCCCATTGGAAATACCGACTTACTCATTTTGCCCCCTTTGACGCACCGCAGCGCCACACCAACCGATTCGACTGAACGTGAAACCACCCTACCGCAACCGCGTCCTCCAACCTGTCACCCCCAAGACACGATCGGGGGATTTCGCCCCGCATACGACCGCCCGCATGGGTGCGCAATAAATTCGGATTGTCGTTAACGAAGATTCGTGGATGTGAATTTTCCAAGATATCCCGCGCGGTTGCGGCCGCTTTGAAATGTGGCAACCCGCTGAACTTCCATGATTTTAAGTCCGACGCGCGATCAACATTGTCGGCGTTGCCGCAATTTTGTCTGAATCTCTAGGCCCATTTGTCAGACTGTTTACCGCGTTCGGACGCTTCGCCGGCAAAACATTTAAAGTTTTAGCAAGGCGAGCGGTGCAACTTCGTCTCTGGGCGGCGAGGTCTAAATCGGCAGCGGAGTACGGGGGATTTGCGGTTGAAAAGCTTATCGTTCTGGTCGCGCTTCGTCTGTGACGAAGTGCGGTCCGACGTTCAAGGCCGGGCAGGTTGCAAACCGGTGTTGCTGGCGCCTCTGGCCGCGGCCGGATTTGCCGCTCTTGGCCTCGGTGGCTGCGCGCAGCAGCAGCAGGTTGCTCATTCCTCGGAATATTTTCCGCAGTCCGTTTATGGCGAAGCGAGCCCGCGCGTCGTGGCTGACGGCCAAGACGTCCCGCGCGGCGGCGGCAAATATCTCGTCGGCCATCCCTATATGGTCGCGGGTCGGATGTATTATCCGAGCGAGCGCAAGCACTATACCGCTGTCGGTTACGCCTCTTGGTACGGCGACGCGTTCCACGGCCGCCGTACGGCGAACGGCGAAATCTTCGATCGCAATTCGATTTCGGCTGCCCATCCGACGATGCCGCTACCGAGCTATGCGCGCGTCACCAATCTGCGCAATCATCATTCGATGATCGTCCGCGTCAACGACCGTGGTCCCTTTGCGCCGGGCCGCATTATGGACGTTTCGCGCCGCGTCGCTGATCTGCTCGATTTCCGCCGCACCGGTACGACGATGGTGAAGGTGGAATATGTCGGCCGCGCAAGCCTTGAGGGTTCGAACGACGAGAAGCTTGCCTCGACGTTGCGCATCGATGACCAGTCGGCGCCCGCCGCGCCGCCCAGCATGCTTGCTGACGCAGATGCCGACGCCCCCGTCCAGACCGCTTCCGCCGATCCCAACGACGTGCCGCAGACCTCCGCGGCAGCGCCCGACGGCGGTTCTGAAACGGCAGACGCATCGCCCAGCCACGTTTTCATCGGCACGGCGCCACTGCCGCCCTCGCGCCCCTACGATCTCGATACGATCCCGGGTGCGGACGTTCCGATCGCCTCACAGTAATCGTCTAAAGCAGGCGGCCGTCGCGTTGATTTCTGGCGACGGCGGACGCATCTTGCATCCATGCATGCTGCGGCGCGGAATTCCTCAGAGATTAGCATGGGTGGCGACGGAGCTTTGCGCATCCGGCTCGCGAGATTGCCGGCACTGGTCCTTGCCGCGTTCGCGCTGACTCTGCTGGCTGTCACGCCGGGGCGAACAGAGCAGCCGTTCAGCACAAGTGTCCCCTCCGCAATCCTGATCGATGCTGATTCTGGGGCCGTCCTGTTCGAGAAGAACGCTGACAGCCCACAGATCCCGGCCTCGACCGCCAAAATCATGACGTTGGAGCTGATATTCGAGGCTCTGGGCAACGGCCATCTGAAGCTGACGGATACATTGAATGTCAGCGAAAATGCCTGGCGGACGGGCGGCGCGATGGCGCGAGGCTCGACCATGTTCGCGGCTCTCCACAGCAATGTCAGCATCGAAGATCTGATCCGCGGCATTGCCGTCGTGTCCGCCAACGATGCGTCGATCGTGCTTGCTGAAGGCACCGCTGGCTCGGAAGGCGCGTTCGCAACGCGGATGACCGAGCGCGCGCATGAGCTCGGCTTGGCGCACTCGACCTTCACAAATCCCTGGGGACAGGACGATCCTGATCAACGGACAACGGCGCGAGATATGGCGACGCTCGCGGCTTACATGATCGGCACCTACCCGCAATATTATCATTACTTCGCGGAGAAGGATTTCACCTGGAACAAGATCAAGCAACCAAATCGCAATCCGCTGCTGGAAATGGACCTTGGCGCGGACGGCTTGAAGACCGGAAATATCGGCGATAGCGGCTATGGCATCATTGCCTCGGCGGTCCAGAATGGACAGCGGCTTATCCTCGCGATCTACGGCGCCAAGACCGCGAAGGAGCGCGAGACCGAAGCCGCACGGATTTTCCAATGGGGCTTTCGGTCTTTTGCAGCGAAGACGCTGTTCAAGGCAGGAGAGGTCATCGGCTATGCCGATGTCTATGGCGGCAGCACCGGTTATGTGCCACTCGTTTCCGAGAAGCCGGTGCGGCTCCTCATCCCGCGCGAGTCGGACGAAAAGCTGCGCGGCCAGATCGTATATACAGGGCCGCTTGTTGCGCCCGTTGCGAGCGGCCGCGAAATCGCGCAATTGCGGGTTTTCCGCGGTGCCAGCGAGATTTTGGATACGCCTTTGAAGACGGCGGCAAATGTCGGCGTTGGCTCGTTGCAGCGGCGCGCGATGGATGCGGGAATTGAATATACCGAAGAGATATTCCGCAAATACGTTTTGAAAAAATGACCCTGGACATTCTGCACCCGGCCGTGCGCAAACGCGGCACGTTCATCACGTTGGAAGGCGGCGAGGGCGTCGGCAAGTCGACGCAAATGCGCCACCTGATCGCGCGGCTGCAGTCGCGCGGCATTGAGGCAATTTCGACGCGTGAGCCAGGCGGTTCACCGGGCGCCGAGATTCTGCGCGATCTTTTGCTATCAGGCATGATCAAGGACCTTGGTCCGAAGGCCGAGGCGATCATCTTCGCGGCCGCGCGGATCGACCATATCGACCATACGATCGCGCCGGCGCTTGCGGCCAACAAATGGGTCGTCTGCGACCGCTTCGCCGATTCGACGCGCGCCTATCAAGGCGCGCTCGGTGGCCTCGATCTGGGCTTTCTGCGCGCGCTCGAGCGCGTGACCGTCGGCGACACGCGCCCCGATCTGACGCTGATCTTCGATCTGCCGCCCGAGATCGGATTGGCACGGGCCGCCGCGCGGCGTGGCACGGGGCAGGCGTCCGACCGGTTTGAAGGCGAAGGGCTCGCCTTCCACGAAGCTTTGCGCAAGGCCTATCTCGCAATCGCCGCCGCGGAACCCGAGCGATGCGTCCTCGTGGATGCGGACCACAGTGAAGAGGAAGTTGCGCAGGCGATCTGGGATACGGTCAGCTACAGGCTGTTCGAATCCCAGCCCGAGCCCGAATCCGAGGCTCTGAATGGCGCGTAAGCCGCTGCTCGAAGCTGCGCCTGAAGCCGACCGCATCGAGGCGACACCACACCCGCGCGAAACTCTGGATTTTTTCGGCCACCACGACGCGGAGCAGGGCCTGCTTAACGCCTACCGCGCCGGCCGTCTGGCGCAGGCCTATGCCATTGGCGGCCAGCCGGGCATCGGCAAGGCGACGCTCGCCTGGCGCCTTGCCCGCTTCCTGCTTGCCCATCCGGACCCAACGGCCCGAGAGGTTCAGCAGGCCGATGATCTGAGCATCAACGCGGATGATCCGGTTATGCATAAGATCGCCGCGCTTTCGCACGGCGATGTCGTCCTGCTGCGGCGAGAGTGGAACGAAAAATCGAAACGCCATTACACCGAGATCCGCGTCGATGATGTCCGCCAGGCGTCGCATCTGTTTCGCTCCGCCTCTGCGGCGGGGGGCTATCGCATCTGCATTGTCGATTCTGCCGACGATCTGAATAATTCGGCCGCCAATGCGCTTCTGAAGCTCGTCGAGGAACCGCCGCCGCGCTCGCTCTTTCTCATCGTGTCGCATCGTCCAGCGCTGCTGCTGCCGACCTTACGCTCGCGCTCGCAGATGCTGATGCTGCGGCCGCTCGAAACCGAAGAGATTTTGCGCGTCATCGAATCGCTCGGTGAACCCTGGACGGACGCCGACGACACCGAACGCCGGACTGCGGCCGAACGCGCGCATGGCTCCGTCGGGACGGCGCTGAGCCTTCTCGCCGATGAAGGGATCGCGCTCGATAATCAAGTTCGGGCATTACTCGGCGCGTTGCCGGCGCTCGATTGGCGCGCGGTTCACGCGCTGGCCGACCGGATCACAGGCCGCGATCAGACGGCTGATTGCGACCGGGTCATGACCGCCGTCGTCGATTGGATCGACGAGAGGCTGCGTGCTGAGGCGTCGTCCGGGGCGGCTCGCCTTGCACCCTTGGCAGAGGTGTGGGAAAAAGCCGCCGACGCGGCGCGGGAAGCCGAGGCTCTCAATCTCGACAAGCGGCCCGTCATCCTGTCGATTTTTGCCGAACTCGCGGCGGCCAGGGCGCTTTCCGCCTAGGCCCCGTCGAAGCATGGCGAGAGTGGGATGCGAGAAAGTGGATACCGGTTTTTCGCGAGAATCCCACTCCAAATTATTAAAATCGATCACGTTTATTATTTCGGATCGCGTCGATCCGAAATCATCGTGATCTAATGAGTGAGCATGGCTGAGCGCCCAACCTTCTACATCACGACTGCGATCCCTTACGCCAATGGCGCGCCGCACATCGGCCACGCCTACGAGCGTATCGCGACCGACGCCATCCAGCGCTTCAAGCGTCTCGATGGTGAGGACGTCCTGTTCTGCACCGGCATGGACGAACACGGGCAGAAGATGCAGCAGACGGCGGCGCGCGAAGGCATCACACCGCTTCAGCTTGCCGACCGCACGGCGGCGCAATTCGCGGCAATGGGCGCAGCGCTCAATGCCGAGGCCGATGTCATCGTGCGGACGACCAGCGCGGCGCATCGTGAGGCTGCGCAGGACATCTGGCGCCGCATGGCCGCCAATGGCGATATCTACATCTCAAAATATCCCGGCTGGTATTCGGTCCGCGACGAAGCCTTTTTCGACGAATCCGAACTCACCAAAGGGGAGGGCGGCAAATATTTGGCGCCGAGCGGCGCGCCGGTCGAATGGGTTGAGGAAGAGAGCTATTACTTCAAGCTTTCCGCCTACCAGAAGCGGCTGCTCGCGCATTATCGCGACAATCCGAACTTCATCGTGCCGGAGACCTATCGCAACGAAATCGTCGCCTTTGTCGAACGCGGCCTGACCGATCTCTCGATCAGCCGTTCGACCTTCAACTGGGGCATTCCCGTGCCCGGCGATCCGAAGCATGTGATGTATGTCTGGGTCGATGCGTTGACAAATTACATCACGGGCACCGGCTATCCCTGGCAACAGGACACGTCGCGGAAAAAGTTCTGGCCGGCTGACGCACATGTCATCGGCAAGGACATCACCCGCTTTCACGCGATTTATTGGCCGGCTTTCCTGATGTCGGCCGGGATCGACGTGCCGAAGCAGATCG
This Methylovirgula sp. DNA region includes the following protein-coding sequences:
- a CDS encoding cold-shock protein yields the protein MGSQLEHEIDDATAQDLGLVEIAGRIKWFDASKGYGFIVPDNGMADVLLHVTTLRRDGFQTAHEGTRIVCEAATRSKGLQVLRIVSMDESTAVHPAQLQARTHVQVVPTSGYEICVVKWFNRVRGFGFVSRGDGTEDIFVHMETLRRYGIAELKPGDSLLVRFGDGPKGLMAAEVRPLEAALPSSH
- a CDS encoding DUF192 domain-containing protein → MTFSSFCRFLTFSFALMTGFAAFAQSGRNVLSIATASGTHNFNVDVMQSEADLEKGLMFRKSIPADYGMLFDFKHEQTVMMWMKNTFIPLDMLFMDKTGKVVGIVANAEPMSEKILTVGKPTDAVLELRGGTAARIDLKVGDQVRDPIFAP
- a CDS encoding ETC complex I subunit, whose product is MTARIYRPSKTATQSGRAKSKRWVLEFPPEFAPQIDSLMGWTGTQDMRRQVRLWFGTQEEAVAYAEKNGIVFLLEEPKPATRKIQSYSDNFKPTRLGQWTH
- a CDS encoding GAF domain-containing protein, translated to MQIPNSLGFDVSVVQNIPVVLTALDVICDTTGMGFAVVARVTEDRWVACQVRDRINFGIEPGDELVIETTICRDIRQSGRPVAIDEVATDRIYSQHPTPKLYGFQSYISVPLLLPDGSFFGTLCAVDTKPARVNTPGAVGMFKLFAELIGFHLADRYRDMAVSPSCDNAGSG
- a CDS encoding radical SAM/SPASM domain-containing protein; protein product: MRRKNAFPIAVREFVYRHFGIRARQRKVLAGNATDTSLEHYLKSHVCLKPFENLETTNRGLAHVCCPDWLPTPIANMDGDLLSQWAGPMAQRIRKSIVDGTYELCSRRYCEHITDRRLLHRDHPEVRKVLAAFAGEAVPAPKRVALSHDRSCNLSCPSCRTGRIVAGKAEQDKLDRVFEQSALPLLRSAKIVYITGSGDPFGSNHFRRVIKRLNRRDFGHLRFDLHSNGQLFDARAWKDLDLSGRVRDVEISIDAADPKTYAIVRRGGTFAQLRKNLAFIAGLRRSGEIRTLTFSMVVQACNFTEMPDFVRLGEEFAADRVSFQMIRNWGTFGKAEFEAEFIGDPAHPQHKALVALLEAPEFSHPIARVGNILGYTQALPAMSRDVAFDDGADAMTDAILEVD
- a CDS encoding outer membrane beta-barrel protein, whose translation is MSKSVFPMGFVIALLTSASAFAADLPSYKSAPAFVPPPPAFSWTGLYLDAQGGYGGWNANTSSPSASVNQVNGGSGFLGRVGGGFDYQFSDRFVAGVLADYSIGRQTGIVQTTPGGLALSGNTDQSWSWAAGGRLGYLFTPDLLAYGEAGFTQAHFTGATLLDSTSAAFSGNGTPGLTASGWFVGAGFETMFAPGWFFRTEYRYADYGAHTLADTGALGALDSIRFHPVEQSITSGIVYKFGWPTFSAPGIPSFALLTDGFSPAPAQTNWTGFYANAGIGYGLWSANGATENPATGNCIICNTQRFGGRGVFGTVGAGYDYQLTNKFVGGVFGDYDPSNLRGTIQDQGFGLVGSISQQWAWGAGARLGYLVSPAVLTYTKAGFTQARFGGSNLDTFGGAGTGIFTPGFTANGWFVGGGVESEFAPGWFWRADYRYAQYGSHEISELGAGAPASEIHFRPQEQAATVGLVYKFNWAPSVPAPVVAKY
- a CDS encoding septal ring lytic transglycosylase RlpA family protein, yielding MKSLSFWSRFVCDEVRSDVQGRAGCKPVLLAPLAAAGFAALGLGGCAQQQQVAHSSEYFPQSVYGEASPRVVADGQDVPRGGGKYLVGHPYMVAGRMYYPSERKHYTAVGYASWYGDAFHGRRTANGEIFDRNSISAAHPTMPLPSYARVTNLRNHHSMIVRVNDRGPFAPGRIMDVSRRVADLLDFRRTGTTMVKVEYVGRASLEGSNDEKLASTLRIDDQSAPAAPPSMLADADADAPVQTASADPNDVPQTSAAAPDGGSETADASPSHVFIGTAPLPPSRPYDLDTIPGADVPIASQ
- a CDS encoding D-alanyl-D-alanine carboxypeptidase family protein; translation: MGGDGALRIRLARLPALVLAAFALTLLAVTPGRTEQPFSTSVPSAILIDADSGAVLFEKNADSPQIPASTAKIMTLELIFEALGNGHLKLTDTLNVSENAWRTGGAMARGSTMFAALHSNVSIEDLIRGIAVVSANDASIVLAEGTAGSEGAFATRMTERAHELGLAHSTFTNPWGQDDPDQRTTARDMATLAAYMIGTYPQYYHYFAEKDFTWNKIKQPNRNPLLEMDLGADGLKTGNIGDSGYGIIASAVQNGQRLILAIYGAKTAKERETEAARIFQWGFRSFAAKTLFKAGEVIGYADVYGGSTGYVPLVSEKPVRLLIPRESDEKLRGQIVYTGPLVAPVASGREIAQLRVFRGASEILDTPLKTAANVGVGSLQRRAMDAGIEYTEEIFRKYVLKK
- the tmk gene encoding dTMP kinase is translated as MTLDILHPAVRKRGTFITLEGGEGVGKSTQMRHLIARLQSRGIEAISTREPGGSPGAEILRDLLLSGMIKDLGPKAEAIIFAAARIDHIDHTIAPALAANKWVVCDRFADSTRAYQGALGGLDLGFLRALERVTVGDTRPDLTLIFDLPPEIGLARAAARRGTGQASDRFEGEGLAFHEALRKAYLAIAAAEPERCVLVDADHSEEEVAQAIWDTVSYRLFESQPEPESEALNGA
- a CDS encoding DNA polymerase III subunit delta'; the protein is MARKPLLEAAPEADRIEATPHPRETLDFFGHHDAEQGLLNAYRAGRLAQAYAIGGQPGIGKATLAWRLARFLLAHPDPTAREVQQADDLSINADDPVMHKIAALSHGDVVLLRREWNEKSKRHYTEIRVDDVRQASHLFRSASAAGGYRICIVDSADDLNNSAANALLKLVEEPPPRSLFLIVSHRPALLLPTLRSRSQMLMLRPLETEEILRVIESLGEPWTDADDTERRTAAERAHGSVGTALSLLADEGIALDNQVRALLGALPALDWRAVHALADRITGRDQTADCDRVMTAVVDWIDERLRAEASSGAARLAPLAEVWEKAADAAREAEALNLDKRPVILSIFAELAAARALSA
- the metG gene encoding methionine--tRNA ligase → MAERPTFYITTAIPYANGAPHIGHAYERIATDAIQRFKRLDGEDVLFCTGMDEHGQKMQQTAAREGITPLQLADRTAAQFAAMGAALNAEADVIVRTTSAAHREAAQDIWRRMAANGDIYISKYPGWYSVRDEAFFDESELTKGEGGKYLAPSGAPVEWVEEESYYFKLSAYQKRLLAHYRDNPNFIVPETYRNEIVAFVERGLTDLSISRSTFNWGIPVPGDPKHVMYVWVDALTNYITGTGYPWQQDTSRKKFWPADAHVIGKDITRFHAIYWPAFLMSAGIDVPKQIVVHGFLFNRGEKMSKSVGNVISPADLIATYGVDPLRYFFLREVPFGQDGNYSHESIVNRINADLANDLGNLAQRSLSMIGKNFGGKLPVLGAFTEADKAILDSADALLGKAREAMKGFALHTILADIWRVVGDANRYFASEEPWTKKKTDPERMGTILYVTAQVLRIVAILAQPFTPQGAERLLDLLAVAPEHRGFVFAQQADKDPPGRTLPEPSPVFPRYVEEPAQP